One Desulfomicrobium apsheronum genomic region harbors:
- a CDS encoding glycosyltransferase, whose product MNKPVLFRVTNNLKVGGVQKRLRALLPLLTEHYEVHVVTYKDRGVFFDELAKLGVHTHFLPRKGHWNPAAIWRLAKLFRKHRADIVHTHSFGGNIFGILAAALARVPVRIGQVHLSDLHWYGTTAMRRKKQMLEERLVHRLFSHKVLFVSRESLEYFKRHTRLPDKMMTILHNGLDLPGNTEAASRTELGLPTEGKLVGFVGRIARGKGVGRFLAIARQASLESPGRYHFVVIGDGEGLSRHQAWSREHGLEPEITFLGERHDIHRCYAALDCLIFCSDPGVEGMPGVALEACAHGLPILALKTAPLEEIHEYYPRIAFMDGFTSGAKQLEKALALPVANQKSFRDEFSIEAMQARTLALYSDLRRQANA is encoded by the coding sequence ATGAATAAACCGGTTCTTTTTCGAGTCACGAACAATCTGAAGGTGGGCGGCGTGCAGAAACGGCTGCGCGCACTTTTGCCTTTGCTGACGGAGCACTACGAAGTGCACGTCGTGACCTACAAAGACAGGGGCGTATTCTTTGATGAACTGGCCAAGCTCGGCGTGCATACCCACTTCCTGCCTCGCAAGGGGCACTGGAACCCGGCGGCCATTTGGCGACTGGCAAAACTTTTCCGCAAACACCGGGCCGATATCGTTCATACACATTCTTTCGGCGGCAATATCTTTGGCATCCTGGCGGCGGCACTGGCTCGGGTACCGGTGCGGATCGGACAGGTGCATTTGAGCGACCTGCACTGGTACGGAACAACCGCCATGCGACGCAAAAAGCAGATGCTGGAAGAACGCCTGGTTCACCGGCTTTTTTCACACAAGGTGCTGTTCGTTTCCCGTGAATCGCTCGAATATTTCAAAAGACACACGCGACTGCCGGACAAGATGATGACCATCCTGCACAACGGCCTCGATCTGCCCGGCAACACCGAGGCGGCATCCCGAACGGAACTGGGCCTACCCACGGAAGGAAAACTTGTCGGCTTCGTGGGCCGCATCGCGCGAGGCAAGGGGGTCGGACGTTTTCTTGCAATCGCACGCCAGGCATCACTCGAGTCTCCTGGCAGATATCACTTTGTGGTCATCGGCGACGGCGAGGGGCTTTCCCGGCATCAGGCCTGGAGCCGAGAGCACGGCCTGGAGCCTGAGATCACCTTTCTCGGTGAACGCCATGACATTCATCGCTGTTACGCGGCTCTTGATTGCCTGATTTTCTGCTCCGACCCGGGAGTTGAAGGCATGCCTGGCGTGGCCCTCGAAGCATGTGCCCACGGCCTGCCCATCCTGGCGCTGAAAACCGCCCCTCTTGAAGAAATTCATGAATATTACCCGCGTATTGCTTTCATGGATGGGTTCACATCGGGCGCAAAACAGCTGGAGAAGGCTCTGGCCCTGCCCGTGGCAAATCAAAAATCTTTTCGCGACGAATTTTCCATTGAGGCCATGCAAGCCCGAACCCTCGCCCTTTATTCCGATTTGCGCAGACAGGCCAACGCATGA